A region of Toxorhynchites rutilus septentrionalis strain SRP chromosome 1, ASM2978413v1, whole genome shotgun sequence DNA encodes the following proteins:
- the LOC129763065 gene encoding helicostatins, with protein MMSPNTTAVMLLGCTAMALCLLCAANGSPIDNNSGADPPLFSSEAESDDRGQHENSPVVFQHMLAVRSPKYNFGLGKRKYIITDVPGAKRLPHYNFGLGKRASVFDYEEESVPSWNNEYSLISKDMPDYETMSAEKRASGYRYDFGMGKRRTYDFGLGKRSYQSQSDQKRLPNRYNFGLGRR; from the exons ATGATGTCTCCCAACACCACGGCAGTCATGCTTTTGGGATGTACTGCCATGGCTCTCTGTCTGCTATGTGCGGCAAATGGCTCTCCGATTGATAACAACTCGGGAGCAGATCCACCACTGTTCAGTTCCGAGGCGGAATCTGACGACCGAGGACAGCACGAGAACTCGCCAGTCGTGTTTCAACATATGCTTGCAGTTCGATCCCCCAAATATAACTTCGGACTTGGAAAGAGAAAGTATATAATCACAGATGTGCCCGGAGCAAAGCGACTTCCGCATTACAACTTTGGTCTCGGAAAGCGGGCAAG tgTGTTTGATTATGAAGAAGAAAGCGTGCCAAGCTGGAACAACGAATACTCGTTAATATCGAAGGACATGCCAGACTATGAGACTATGTCTGCAGAAAAGCGAGCGTCAG GCTACAGGTACGACTTTGGCATGGGCAAGAGACGAACATACGATTTTGGACTGGGAAAGCGTTCATATCAGAGCCAGAGTGATCAGAAGCGACTCCCGAATCGATACAACTTTGGACTCGGTCGTCGTTAA